The genome window TCAATTAATTGTGTTTGTCCTAGATATTTTAATTCGTTATTTTCCTAGACTGCTGCGATGGAAGTGATGAATATGACGGACGTATGAATTGTCCCAACACATGCGTCATGGGCGGGAATCTTGAATACAAAAGGATTGATTATGGTGCAACAACCGGTAACCGTTTTGTTGACAGGAAAGTAGTTCAAAATAGGCTTGATGTTGGAGATTCAGTTCAAAAACTTACAGGTAGCTATGCTAATTTTTCAATCTTTCATAATCAATCAAATATTGCTAAACATTGACGTCTAAATTGATGCTTTCAGGTCTAAAGGTGGTGATAAtcatacaagtttttttcatcaTAGTTGTATTGAGTTTTCGGCTATTTCACCGGGGTGTCAGGTCTAGAAGGAGACAATCCCGCTGAGACAAAAATCTTGCTAGTTTTTAGTGGTTGCATTAATGCTGTACCAGTACTAAAGCTAACTGCTGGATGGACTAATATATGGAGGAGGGCACTTGCATCCCGGAGAGGATATATGTTGTTTTCAGTTGTGTATTTTGTGATATTCCTGTATACAAGTAGCCACAATTTGTGTTTATTAGGAACTTGACCCCTCCAAGTTCGTAAATTACAACTTAGATCTCATGAGATTAGATTAGAGTCATTTTTTATGTGTATTTGTTTCCAGGTCTGTTATTGTTATTGGACATAGTTTTCGCTTTCAgcttttcaagaaatttccagGTGATAATGTAGTGAACATTTGAAATTTTCTACTACATGATTTAAGCGTCTTTTTCCGGGTGATTAGTTACAACTGGTAAGCAGCTTACAACCTAAGAAGCTATTTGACGACGCCACAAAGAAAGCATGTGCTGATAAGTGACGCCCGCTTTCATCCCGAAAAAATCAAGGCTATAAAGCGGCGTCAAGAGGAAGAGAAAGCTCACAAGGTGGTTAACCCTACGGGAGGTGAACGAAGACGCGGCCCAAAAGGGATAGTGCTAACACGATAAGGAAAGCATGTGCTGATAAGTGACGCCCGCCTTCATCCCGAAAAAATCAAGGCTTATATATAAAGCGACGTCAAGAGGACGAGAAAGCTCACAAGGTGGTTAACCTGAAAGATGGACTCTAGGCCCAGGACACTAAAAGGCGCATGCTCGCCGCCAAGGTGCTGCAACAGAGGGAGATTGCATGCCTGGATGTGGAGATAGGGAACGCCTCACAAGAGTATCAAACTAACAATGACGAAAGATCTCATGGAGGTTGTCAGCTTTATCACTTATCACCTGATATGAACTCAACCACCCGCTTTATCCCGAGTTAGAAAAATATCAACCACTTTCAATTGACCAAGACCAAAACACTAAAAAATCTTTAAcctgtattaaaaaaatatcaaccaCTTTCAACTCTATCATATTGAGATTGAATAAAGAGGGGTGCCTGATTTCATTTTCGTTTAATTTACTTGTCCTTTCTCAATCTCATgtcatttttcatttaatttacttGTGCTTCATTCACTTTTCTGCTGGAAATCACACATTTAtgagattttataaatatttagacaACTCTTTCTCATGTCCACTTTTAAGTTGATGTTATGATTTTATCCTCAAATGTTATTATGTTATTGTATATCTTAATTTATCATGAAGAGATATTATGGCGGCTCATAAAAAATTGTATCTTATTGAGATCAACAGTGATAAGTGTTGTACCAGGCACTAGCCACCATAATATAACATTTTGGATGATGATAAATTGTAGTATCTATTTGTCAGCCACCATTGATCTCGCTATTGGATTATAAGTAATAAGTGAACTCgacttataaattatcaaaaatgttGAGGTAACTTAAAAGTCAATTGAGcgtttgataatttaaaattaataattaaaaaatttcaaattattaaaataaaggaaactttattaagaaataaagtttattacatattaaaaattcaataacttcataataaaatccaaaaaaaatgaattagtaGGCTTAATGcttacaaaattcaaaataagcacttctacttttttttgtcaaacaCCAGATAAAAGTAGACGTAAAAGTAGAAGCAGGATAAAGTGCTAAAAGAAGTACATGAGTGCTTATTTTAAACTAATACAAACACCCACAATTAGTAGTTCATTGGAGTCCTGATATTTTCCTAAAATTGTAACACTCATCTGAGGCGTTTTCCACCTTTCTTACCTTCTGGTTGAAGTTAACTAGGAATGGAGCTTCTCTTGGCAGATGCATCTCCACCAGATTCTATATGTAAAACAcatgattatttatatacaagAAAAGAGCTTTGACTAAGATTTATGGGTGGAGAGCAAAGTGCTTAATGTGCCTCAAAAGAAATACTTTTAAATGTCCAATTAAGTACTCACTGAGAGGCCAAATCACTGTTCCGATGACCTTTCAGTACATGCCAAGAGAGATACAGCGAGTAAAGTTCCACTGGTAGTGTCAAAGGACACCTCCCTTGTGGCTTTTCGACGCCGCAAGCAGTACTCAAGGAATGCCAAATGCAATGAGTAGTGTACTCCTCCAAAAGCTAGGAGGGGAATCAAGTGATGCCATATCACAACTTGTATATTCATAAGATTCTGGGACCCTAGTCCCGAAAGACGATGAATCCTAGGTGAATTTCATACGTGTATCGTACTTGAAGATTCAATGACGCAAACAGCTCTTAAATGATCAGATATTGGCTACATTGCCAGACCACCATTATGTCAGCGGCCCAATTCTCCCAAGGCCACAAAGCGTTAGGAAGAGGGCTTACAAGGAAACATTACTTTTAACTCAAAAGTTCATGTTTAGGTCGATAGTGGATCACTGGCGCTCATATTTGGGACATAAATTTGTCTATCGTAGGGTCGCTTGAattctgatatcatgttaaatGTTCAATtttcctaaaacctcaaggttaAGAGAAGGGTCTACTACTCTGCCAGGATCATATTGTATTTTAACAAACAATTATCTGATTAATCTATGGAGATGCAATTGCTAGTTGAGTCCAACTTAGTTCCCGTTTAAATAATCAGTAACATTAATTAAACCGCAACACCAAGAGTATATAAATCCATGCACGGAGATATAGATGATATACTCCAGTCTCCAGCAGAAGTTGTGGAAGATAAGATAAGCACTCTAATATTCATGGCTTGCTGCAGTAAGGTTTTTATATGCATGTTTCTGATGCTGCACCTGCACTTGTTGGTACCAAGGTTAGAAGCTCGGCCACTAGAGCTTCACAGGCAGCAGAAAAACATAACTGAACCGTTTCTGAACTTATTCGCGAAAAGAAAACTCATTGCCTATGGTGAGACGCTGGCAGCAGAGCCTATGCGGATTAGTCCCGGAGGACCAGATCCAAAGCATCATTAGAATGACCAAGTCATTGCATGTCATTTGAGTTTGTTTGTTTTACTGTCATCTATGGGTCTGTGTTCTCCATGAAACGATATATGTCAGTGGCTTGGCCATTTGTGAGCCATTTTTATTTCGCAATGTCACGTAAGGCCTGGTATATTCTGTCATATTTTTCTGGTATATGTTGCGTCAAACTTGTCTACTTGCATTGTCCAATAATATATAGAATCCTGATCATTTTTTGGTTATACATGCAACTCTACATGTATAATACTATAATTACAGCAGCCCCGTTTGCAATAATATATACTCTTCTgtcccctcatttctttacagttactattctgggatgtccctctcatttctttacattaccataaatagtaagttttttcaatcattacacccactatcttcccccactatctcatatttaacaataaaaactactattacacccactactttcctccactatctcaaatctattattaaatattgatgagtcccaccactttacccacttttcattgATGGAGGGAGTAGAATCTTTAAAGAGTTATCAGAAATTAACGTATTTAGGTCTAGGACTTTTACAAGTCGTAAAAATAAATTGGGTTCTTTTTACATTTAGACGACAATTTTCATAATCTCATCCATTTCAGCTTGATTTCATAAGGATACAAGAAGtatatagaatatttttaaaatttatcaaaatccactatcgtatataaacaaaaaaatccctcattttttttttttgaaaattatcagATTTTCAATTCTTATTGTATACTCTGaaattatattgaattttaaaattcaacttGAATGCATTTGATATTTGAcattaaagaaaaacaaaaaaaaccctCCCGTACATGGAACTTTCAGATCATGTTAACCGTGCTCTGGGCTTAAAGCCTAGAGAAAAGGGCTCTTGTGAGCACTGAAATCTAACAGCTCATAATACAAATTATCCAATGCAAATATTGCAGCTCCAAAAACTAAGCCATTCAGTCATGCACATTGAAAAGTCTGATTATATTAAGTGAACATCTTCAGTGCACACAATTATACCTAAACTCACTTTTATTCCTAGCCAATATTAAAGGAAGCACTTCAGCACCATGAACATTAAACTCGACAGCATACGAATGTTATTCAGGTCAGCAAATATACAACCAGACAGTTGTAAGGTTCAGTTAAAAAAGACAGAATGAAAAATTCATATACACCATCCCATCCAAACACAACATAGCAACTTCAATCCTAAAAGTACAAACACACCAAGTTTTTTAACCTGCCGCTTGAAAATCACCAAAGTCATCATCCAGTACTTGTGAGCTTTCATTGTCTTGAGTAGTTGATTCTTTTGATTGTATCTCTAGTGAGACTGATGACTTGTCTTTGGAATCTTCCTCAAGACTGAAGCTTTTGGGCGAAAGTGAAGGAGAATTAGTAGAGCTTACAGAAGGTGAAAGCGGTGCTAATGGAGGTGGGGGTGGCTTGAGACAGATAATAGGCTCTTTTCCATTTCCCTTCTCTTCAATTGAGATCTTATTCAAGCCCTGATCAAAAAACTTGGATCGAACATTACCACCACCTTTCTGTCAACAAGACAATGAAAGCATATAAAGATGAGTGACCAAGGAACTCAATGCCACTcaagatattatgtaaatagAATAAAGAGAACCAACATTCTTCAATTGAAGTACAATAGTCTCCCCGTCCTTTAAACTGTAATCAACTGTACTATTTTGGTACTGTTCTTCCATCTCCTCAGCAGTTTTCTTTTTGTTGAGGTACCTTCAACCAAATATGTAATAATTAGTTCAGTAGAAGAAGATACTGTAGCTAAGTAAAAGTGGGGTTATTTGCTCGATAGGTAGAGATGATTACTTCATATGATCATGAAGTGCAGCTTGGAAGTCGTAAGCCTGAGGTCTTTCTCGGAATCCAATGCCAAGAAAGGCATGCCGAAGGCGACCGTCTTCACAATACATGAAAGGGCCACTATTAAATTCAAAACTGAAATGGATTTCTAAATTCTAACAAGTCCTTGCTACTCTGCCAATAACTAATTTAAGAAACACAGATGGCATATACTAGGGGACCTGTGCCATGGCATCCGTATCatctttattataatatatagtcaTTTTGTTGcagttttgaatttaattatacATTCTCCGGTTCTCCCTATATATAGAAGTgctacataataaaaatattaactgTGAGCTACAATAAattgttattgtttttaatttaaatataagcaCTAAGATCTGTACCATGAACTTAGTAAatcaaaggaaaagaaaagaaattaataatcactGTTCCTTATGATAAGAATATGAGTCACTCGGTACACTATAAACAATTTATGAGAGTGTTACAGGCTGTGTTACTATAGcatcaaaaagtgttttttggtgctaaaataaaagtGAACTCCAATGCTAATTTCATAAATgattccagatttcatgaactCATTCAACCTTTACCCAATTCAATATGCTTTTGGTATTTATTTATGTACAATGCAATAATTGTTCAACTCTTCCCCTCCATTTGTAGTTATTGATGATGTAGTAAGGATGGATGGATCCCTCTTTGGATTCAAATATAGAACTAATGATGCATTTATGCATATTTGCATCCAAATATGAaacccctttggagttgagcTTATTTGCATTTGGTGCACTATTGCAGCAATGGATTTAAGTATAGCGTCACAATGGACATGCTCTAACTATATGTTTCATACAGAATATGGCAATCGTATGATGATTTAACTGCACATTTGAAGGACGATTATAAAAAGACCGTTAACAAGTAAACTAACATGATTATTCAAGGACATGACTGTCAGACCGGAAAAtatgaagcaacatttacataAACCTTTAGCTCCTGAGGACAATAACTTGTCTGTAAGCCCAAATATGCATTTAGGAGCCTTTTGGTTCGAAAAATGTTACACTGGATGACTGGAGTCTATCGGGTTAATGGCTATTACATCACTGAAGTGAACGCCAACTTGCAAGTAGgttatcaaattaaaaattaacaatCAACTACTTAACCAATATAAATTTCAATGAGGTTTTGTCTGTTGACAATGATATAAAGTTAAACGCAATATTGACATGGACGGTCTATGTGTGAACAACATAGaatttatttactttatttCTCCTGGCCCTACTTGAATTACCCGACTCGACATTAGaactgtttcagattattcccCCCATTTCAAAACAACACCATAAAAGACTCTTAAGCTGATACACCTATTTGATTTAAGCCCTGGTACTAATTTCACACTCAAAATCGAAGATTTGTTTCAATTACTTCTTCCATAGAATCAGGTCAAGAAACAAGAGCTTTGTAGACTGGTGGGCCCGGAGCTTGGCATGCTTTTTAAGGCTCCTATGTAATGtagtttcacaaattattttaaactttattttcttctgaataaaaatttaacgtttaaatatttgtaaaaaaaaaaagaaaattctaaaattaagttccaaaactatattttatatgcacctTAAAACGTGCCAAGCAATTTAAAAACTGCAAGGAaatgagagggagagagggagaatGAAATATAACTCAAGAAATCaattagtaattatttttttagtaaaaaaaattaatacagaTATAAATTGCATTTTTCGTGTCATTGCATTTTTAATAccccctccattccattcatttTGTTGTAATTCAATTTTGTTGGTCGATTGACCAAATTCTGACCTCAAATAACAATTTATCTTttcatgtttttatatatttgaaaagtgAATCTTATAATAGGATAAGTATGCTTTGTGGtggtaattaatttttaataacattTAATATTTACCATATACTATAAGTAAATTTCGATATAAGATTGCTTAATTTGACAAAAAATTGGTCAAAGTGACACAATGAGTCGAGCATATGGTCAGCCGAGTCAGATATGTGACACCCAAATTGGCAAGTCTGTCCTTAATTTAAATGTGTTATGCTGGTTTTCACCTATAAGTAggtttatataatcaattagttgaaataatctatatttttaagtactaatataaaatatcaatttagaTTTTAAGTTTGAATTTGTAATATtgataatttgaattttgtttcaattttgAGTTTAATACTGAAAAAATGCAAAACAATCTAAATGAggttgatttttattttttttttttgccaggaAAATGAGGTTGATTTTGATTACAAAGGATTTTACTTAACAGGATCAAGGTCGAGTGGACAACGTGTGGCCTCAGTTTATAAAAATGTAAACTTAGTTGTCAAATACTTAACGCCCACTTTAAAGGTCAAATGGATTCAACGAAAGTGATTTTTTTCAAAGCTCAGTCACGAGTCATGGGATTGTAAGTTTAGATTGCTTTAATTATCCAACTGCAAGAATGAGGCTACGTAGGGGCCAGAGGGGGTCATGGCCCCCCAGAGTTGTCATTATActagtatatttatattataatttttaaaaaaaatatattttactctatatttatataaatataacagtTGGCCCCtgtgaattatttt of Daucus carota subsp. sativus chromosome 3, DH1 v3.0, whole genome shotgun sequence contains these proteins:
- the LOC108214897 gene encoding uncharacterized protein At1g03900 is translated as MMAKAEKPDDYFDSDALEAAELVLYQVSECYVYLIPPRKTAASYRADEWDINKWAWEGVLKVVSKGEECIIKLEDKTTGELYARAFLRDGEPHPVEPVIDSSRYFVLRIEENIDGRLRHAFLGIGFRERPQAYDFQAALHDHMKYLNKKKTAEEMEEQYQNSTVDYSLKDGETIVLQLKNKGGGNVRSKFFDQGLNKISIEEKGNGKEPIICLKPPPPPLAPLSPSVSSTNSPSLSPKSFSLEEDSKDKSSVSLEIQSKESTTQDNESSQVLDDDFGDFQAAG